A genome region from Desertibacillus haloalkaliphilus includes the following:
- a CDS encoding PTS sugar transporter subunit IIB translates to SHSEGKRMVTNAVAVDDEDVKTLEYLRDQGITFDVRKVPSDQSKDIFDLLK, encoded by the coding sequence GTCTCACTCAGAAGGTAAGCGCATGGTGACGAACGCCGTTGCCGTTGACGACGAAGACGTGAAGACGTTGGAGTACTTGCGTGACCAAGGTATCACTTTCGATGTTCGAAAGGTGCCAAGCGATCAAAGCAAGGATATCT